Genomic DNA from Lentimicrobiaceae bacterium:
ATGAATATATTTACGTGATATTCAGACAATAAAATTCAATATTACAATTAATCATTCTGAGGAATAATTACTTCCACCGCACCCTGCCCATAGTTTGCAAGCGAAGCATCACGATACTGAATGTTTTCGTATTCATTAAGGATGGAGCAAATTGTGGCTTTTAATACGCCATTTCCCTTCCCGTGTATAAAAATTACTTCCCGGTATTTTTCTTTAATGGCACTTTCCAGACAACGGCTGAAATAGTTTATCTGTGTGGTAAGCATATCTTTACTGTTCATCCCGGAAATGTTTTCAACCAATTCGGCTATGTGTAAATCCACTTCCGCTTTTTTAAAGGCAGTCCGGTGCTTGCTTATCAGCGCAGGTTCCTTTACCAGTTGCACTTCAGTTTGCTCCATAGAAGTTTCTTTTGAATTTTTTTCAGGAAATACAAGCAGGCTTTCTAAAGCAACTAATTGAATGATAAAAGATTTTTCTTCAATAAAAGATGAAAATTTATAATTGTCCTCCTTTAAAAATTTAACCGGTTTAATAGAATAGGGTGTAGAAGAAGGAACTTTAATACTATTTCCATTTTCAATATGAAACATAAGTTGTACAACTCCCTGACACCATTTTTCCACCTCCTCATGTTTTATTACTGATAAAAGCAGTTTATTTTGTGCTTCCACCGAACCGTAATCTATTCCCTCAAAACTCCCTCCTATATTTTTTAGAAAAATGTTATAAAGCACTGTATAATGGGTATAATTGATAAGTAGCACATCCAGTAAGCCAGTAATCAGCCAACGCTGTTCGTGTGGTACAAAAGCGAGGTAAACTCCAGGTGCTAACACCATTTGAGAGCTATAACGACCTAATTTGTTAGAATTTTTTTCAACTGGTTGCTCTATTTCTTTCACGGGGAAGTTGTCAGTTGTTTTTTTCACCGGTTCTATAATAATTAGTTCCGATGCCAGTGTAGGTATTTCAAAACCATCTTCTATGGCTACGCTTACCATATTGCCATTCAGTATTTTTGAAATTACGCCACCACCTTTGGCATTTAAAAACCGAACTTTGTCGCCTATGTTGAATCGCATTTTACTTTTTTTACAAAGGTAATTATTTTAATGCCTGCCAGACTTTTTTGATAATTAAGTAAAACCAAGAAAGTTTTTTGTAATTTTACAATCATAAAAATTTAAAATTTATGTTTAAAATTAATTTTTACATTTTACTGTTTCTAACGGCTTTTGTAGTTTTAAGCTGTGAAAAAAATGAAGAAAAGAAATCTCAGGTATTTTTTTCTTTTTCGCAAGAAGTGAATAACAATCCTCTTATTTTTGATAGCATTATGTATGTAAATGCTGCCGGAAACAACTTTATGATAACCGAAATTCAATATTTTGTTTCGGATTTTACGTTTTGGAAAGATGGCAAGAGTTACCCTTTCACTTCGCAGAAATTTATTAAATATGTTGATACAAATATTCCGGCTACATTGAACTGGGACTTTCCCGAAAAGTTGCCTGTGGGCAGTTACGATTCACTGTCATTTACTTTTGGAATAGATTCTGTTAAAAACCAGTCGAATATTTTTGCCAATCCGCCTGAGCGTGATATGTTTTGGCCCGAAATGATGGGCGGAGGTTATCATTACATAAAGATGAACGGCAAATGGATACCTGAAGGACAAAGTCAGGCCCAAGCGTTCAACCTTCATATTGGCATTGGCCAGATTTATGCTAACGACAGCTCGTCAACGGTAGTAAAATTTGTACAAAATTATTTCAAGGTAGTTATGACTAAGCATTTTCAAATTTTTGAAAATTCGAATTACCTTGCAATTGTGATGGATGTTAACAGTTGGTTTGACACGCCCGAAGTTTACAACCTCGATTTCTGGGGTGCTCATATCATGCAGAATCAGAATGCAATGCATGCAATTTGTCTGAATGGAAAAGACGCATTCAGCCTGAGACAATTTTACAAAGATAAATAATTTTTGCAAAATAATATAATGTCAAAGCATATTTTATTTGGTATAATAATAATTTTAATAGGTATTTTATCATGTAATAAAGATAATAAAATCTTTAAACCAACTCCTTACACAATTGAAGTACCAGCATTTTTTCCAACAGAATTGAACATTACCCCCGATAATCCTTTGACTTTAGAGGGGATTACCCTGGGAAGATTTTTGTTTTACGATGGTCGCCTTTCCGGAAGAACGGAACCCGATTCATTGATGAGCTGCAGCAGTTGTCACCTGCAGTCGAATGCTTTTGAATGCGGAATCAGCCATTCTAAATATACTGATGGTCACCCTTATGGCATTACCGGAATTTTTACTCCGCACGTAATGCTTCCGCTTTTCAATCTGGTTTGGAATCCAAACGGCTATTTCTGGAACGGTTTTATTGGTACCGAAAATCCAAATCCAGCAAAACGTACCCTCGAGGATGTTGTCTGGATGGGAATTACTGCACCTCACGAAATGAATGGTGATACCGGTAAAACTGTAGCATTGATACAATCTATTCCTGGTTACCCCGAATTATTTAAAAAAGCTTTTGGCTCAGAAAAAGTTACAATGAAAAATATCAGTCGGGCGATAACGCAGTTTATACGAACCATTATTTCTTCCAATACAAAATTTGACAGGTATTTAAGAGGAAAAGAGCAATTAGCCGAAAATGAATTGAACGGATTTGTGTTGTTTACTTCCGAAAACGGTGGTGATTGTTTTCATTGCCATGGCGGAGAGGGAAATCCGTTGTTTACCACCAACCTATTTTATAATAACGGAAAAGATACTGCTTTTACGGGTGCTCACGAAGATTTGAGAGACCGGTATCACGTAACCGGAAATCTGATGGATATTGGAGCATACAGGGCACCAACACTCCGAAATATTGAACTGACAGCTCCTTACATGCACGATGGAAGGTTTAAAACGTTAGACGATGTGATAAACTTTTATTCCGAAAACGTTGTATGGTCGCCATATATCAGTACTTTGATGCATCATGTGGGAACTTCCGGCATTCGCTTAACCCTTAAAGAAAAATCGGATTTAAAGGCATTTATTCATACATTGCAGGATGATGACTTATTGTCGAACCCTGCCTATTCCCAACCTGCCGTTTTTCCGGATGGGAGCTACAAATAAATGTTCTATTCATTTTTAAAACTGGCTGTTGATGTGATTTCCGGTTTAGTCGTTTGAATTAAAAAATCAGTAAACGAGTCGTTAAAACCGACTTCTACCGGTGTTTTTAATTGGGTGGTATTTCAGGTAGTAAATCCATTACACCCATAAGCTTGCTGCTCATTGAAATATAAGTTACACAAGGTAATGCCAAAGAAGAAATCTCCGGAGACAAGTATGAATGTACCGAAGAAATAGCATGCGTTGTAGCTACCCGGTTTTCAGCTTTCAATAAAGGAACGGTTAGAAAAGGATTGTTAAAGTTAAAAAAAATTGTGTTCGCATTCGCATGGGGCATTTCCCGAAAACAAATTTTCAAATAACAAAATAAAGTACATACGGGTATTTTTTAGTAACATCACCCCCCTTCCACAGCAATTCCATTAAACTTAAAGAAGATGCCCTGTTTTGTATTTTTTTGAGCCATTCGATTTTCAATCATGTGCATTATCTGGTAATGTCGCACTTTATTCCACCGAGGAGCAATAATATAATGTAACGGGGCTTCTGAGGTAAAGCGTTCAATGACAAAATCCGGGTGTAAATTTTCCAGAAATTCTACGATGAAATCAATGTAGGAATCAAGAGAAAAAAGAGAAAATCTTTCGGGGTATTGTTGGTATTCTTCAGCCATTGCAGTGTTTTTAATAATCTGTAACTGATGAAGTTTAACAAAAGTTAAAGGCAACTTCGAAATAATTTTTGCCTGTGCAAGCATTTTTTCTCTACTTTCCCCAGGAAGCCCAAAGATAAGGTGGGCACCGGTATTTATCCCTTTTTGGGCAGTAAGCAAAATGGCATTTTCGGATATTGCATAAGTATGGGCTCTGTTTATCCGGGTCAAAGTATCGTCATAGCAGGATTCTACCCCATATTCTATCTGTACATAATTTTTTCGGGAGATAGAGGCAAGCAATTCAATTTTTTCTTCATCAATACAATCAGGGCGGGTTCCGATAACAATTCCTGTAATCAAAGGATGGTTAAGAGCTTCCGTATATTTTTGTTCAAGCTCCGCAACAGAAGCGTAAGTATTTGAATAAGACTGGAAATAAGCAAGGTATTTTCTTGCAACCTTTCTTCTTCCGCTGTGAAAAGCTATTCCGTCATTAATTTGAGATGTAATGCTTTTTTCAGGTTTGCAATAAAAAGGGTTAAAAGAATTGTTATTGCAAAATGTACACCCTCCTACCGACAAACTTCCATCCCTGTTTGGGCACGAAAACCCTGCATCTATAGAGATTTTATAAACGTTTTCACCAAAAATTTTTTGGATGTACGAGGAATAAAAATTAAAAGCAGGATATGGTCTCTTTTCTGTCAACTAAAAACATTGAATACTGAATTCGGCTAACCTCTTATTGGCTATGGAGCAAAACGTTTTCCATTCCTAAATTTTACAATAAAGGCATCATGCACGTTATTGTCTGTCCTTGTCTCGTACATATACGTTTTTGCTTTTCCGTAATTGTTAAACGAACCGATGGTGTAAATGTAATATCCTTTATAGTAATCTTCTTTAATGGGAACGGTTATGTTGTATTGAGCAGCCAAATCGTCAATATTTGTCTTTTTTTCTCTTACAG
This window encodes:
- a CDS encoding DUF2027 domain-containing protein is translated as MRFNIGDKVRFLNAKGGGVISKILNGNMVSVAIEDGFEIPTLASELIIIEPVKKTTDNFPVKEIEQPVEKNSNKLGRYSSQMVLAPGVYLAFVPHEQRWLITGLLDVLLINYTHYTVLYNIFLKNIGGSFEGIDYGSVEAQNKLLLSVIKHEEVEKWCQGVVQLMFHIENGNSIKVPSSTPYSIKPVKFLKEDNYKFSSFIEEKSFIIQLVALESLLVFPEKNSKETSMEQTEVQLVKEPALISKHRTAFKKAEVDLHIAELVENISGMNSKDMLTTQINYFSRCLESAIKEKYREVIFIHGKGNGVLKATICSILNEYENIQYRDASLANYGQGAVEVIIPQND
- a CDS encoding TIGR01212 family radical SAM protein (This family includes YhcC from E. coli K-12, an uncharacterized radical SAM protein.), translated to MTEKRPYPAFNFYSSYIQKIFGENVYKISIDAGFSCPNRDGSLSVGGCTFCNNNSFNPFYCKPEKSITSQINDGIAFHSGRRKVARKYLAYFQSYSNTYASVAELEQKYTEALNHPLITGIVIGTRPDCIDEEKIELLASISRKNYVQIEYGVESCYDDTLTRINRAHTYAISENAILLTAQKGINTGAHLIFGLPGESREKMLAQAKIISKLPLTFVKLHQLQIIKNTAMAEEYQQYPERFSLFSLDSYIDFIVEFLENLHPDFVIERFTSEAPLHYIIAPRWNKVRHYQIMHMIENRMAQKNTKQGIFFKFNGIAVEGG